A single region of the Anaerolineales bacterium genome encodes:
- a CDS encoding thiamine pyrophosphate-dependent enzyme produces the protein IAACYEMSVEPERIVKFSGIGCSSKSPAYFLSRSFGFNGLHGRMPSLATGALLANRSMKGVGVSGDGDTASIGIGQFIHLLRRNVPLVYIVENNGVYGLTKGQFSATADKGAMLKKGEANPFHPVDICFEALAANCGFVARSFAGDPRQVKELIKAALSFEGTAVLDIISPCVTFNNRDESTKSYAWGKQHEDPIHDMTVIPIREEIEVEYEPGEATTVEMHDGSRVVLKKLERQYDPTDRLAAVTLLEQSRLSNELLTGLLYLNPNQPSLVDIGNLSLTPLSQLPEDVLRPARATLEIVNGEFR, from the coding sequence ATCGCCGCCTGCTACGAGATGTCGGTCGAGCCGGAGCGCATTGTCAAGTTCTCCGGCATCGGCTGCTCGAGCAAGAGCCCGGCCTACTTTCTCAGTCGCTCCTTCGGCTTCAACGGGCTGCACGGGCGCATGCCGTCGCTGGCGACCGGGGCCCTGCTGGCCAACCGGTCGATGAAGGGCGTCGGGGTCAGCGGTGACGGGGACACGGCGAGCATCGGCATCGGCCAGTTCATCCACCTGCTGCGGCGCAATGTCCCCCTGGTCTATATCGTCGAGAACAATGGCGTGTATGGCCTGACCAAGGGCCAGTTCTCGGCGACGGCCGACAAGGGGGCGATGCTCAAGAAAGGCGAGGCCAACCCCTTCCATCCGGTCGACATTTGCTTCGAGGCCCTGGCCGCCAACTGCGGCTTCGTCGCCCGGTCGTTCGCCGGCGATCCGCGCCAAGTAAAGGAGCTCATCAAGGCTGCCCTGAGCTTCGAAGGGACGGCGGTGCTGGACATCATCAGTCCCTGCGTGACCTTCAACAACCGCGATGAATCGACCAAGAGCTACGCCTGGGGCAAGCAGCACGAAGACCCGATCCATGACATGACCGTGATCCCGATCCGGGAGGAAATCGAAGTCGAGTACGAGCCCGGGGAGGCGACAACCGTGGAGATGCACGACGGCTCCCGCGTCGTGCTTAAGAAGCTCGAGCGGCAATACGACCCGACCGACCGCTTGGCGGCGGTGACGCTGTTGGAACAGTCCCGTCTGAGCAACGAGCTGCTCACCGGCTTGCTATACCTGAATCCGAACCAGCCGTCGCTGGTCGACATTGGGAATCTCAGCCTGACGCCCTTGTCCCAACTGCCGGAGGATGTGCTGCGCCCGGCGCGCGCCACCCTCGAGATCGTCAACGGCGAGTTCCGCTAG